From Gigantopelta aegis isolate Gae_Host chromosome 11, Gae_host_genome, whole genome shotgun sequence, the proteins below share one genomic window:
- the LOC121385614 gene encoding uncharacterized protein LOC121385614, with amino-acid sequence MSDDTASCSSASGSQGLGEIIVTGDNISIQSDQELKNVVERFEASMTLDADRDIDSIGDSESTSNSVSKDGDSVGATSSTNSFKDDIEEIDDVNEEEEIKQPNGTTNTNGVEGATADDRSSHPKKVKKKKSPFSLLRRLTKFDKDKTKKERKAKDYASEFAKIRIDRLPQVFVCKYLGKRDTKGVYGLEHVRKPVDDMVDLVKKGLDVTGKVELPLVYLVVTPKGIDIREHALNKITGLVDYTTISIDFISYGVQDIKYWKVFTFIVVKELSSRTKTTECHAYLCDSSLSARKVALSLGAAFRLYSQKLQSEGKFHNFQVELRPPDELADAYKECDA; translated from the coding sequence atgtctGACGACACAGCCTCGTGTTCGTCTGCCTCTGGTTCCCAGGGTCTGGGTGAGATTATTGTAACCGGAGACAACATATCCATCCAGAGCGACCAAGAATTAAAGAATGTGGTTGAACGATTCGAGGCGTCCATGACGTTAGATGCGGACCGCGACATCGACTCTATCGGAGACTCCGAGAGTACTTCCAACAGCGTCAGCAAGGACGGCGATTCCGTGGGAGCTACCTCCAGCACAAACAGCTTTAAAGACGACATCGAAGAGATTGATGACGTCAACGAAGAGGAGGAAATTAAACAACCAAATGGCACAACGAATACAAATGGCGTCGAAGGAGCAACAGCAGACGACAGATCTAGTCACCCGAAGAAAGTCAAGAAAAAGAAATCCCCTTTCAGTCTGTTGAGAAGGTTAACGAAATTCGACAAggacaaaacaaagaaagagcGAAAAGCGAAAGACTATGCCTCAGAATTCGCCAAAATTCGTATCGATCGGTTACCTCAGGTTTTCGTTTGCAAGTACCTCGGCAAGCGGGACACGAAAGGAGTGTACGGCCTCGAGCACGTCCGGAAACCAGTGGACGATATGGTGGACCTTGTCAAGAAGGGGCTGGACGTCACGGGCAAAGTGGAGCTGCCCCTTGTGTATCTAGTCGTAACTCCCAAAGGAATCGATATCCGCGAACATGCGCTGAACAAGATTACCGGGTTAGTCGATTACACGACGATATCCATCGATTTCATATCTTATGGTGTCCAGGACATCAAGTACTGGAAAGTGTTTACGTTTATCGTCGTCAAGGAGTTGTCGTCAAGGACGAAGACGACAGAGTGTCATGCCTACCTGTGCGACTCGTCGCTCAGCGCGAGGAAAGTGGCGCTATCCCTCGGTGCCGCTTTCAGACTGTATTCCCAGAAACTCCAGTCAGAGGGCAAGTTCCACAACTTCCAGGTCGAGCTGCGACCCCCTGATGAACTGGCTGACGCGTATAAGGAATGCGATGCATAA